One Paraglaciecola mesophila genomic region harbors:
- the gap gene encoding type I glyceraldehyde-3-phosphate dehydrogenase, which yields MTIKIGINGFGRIGRFVFRAACERSDIEVVGINDLLDAEYMAYMLKYDSTHGQFKGTVDVQDGQLIVNGKTIRVTAERDPAALAWDAIQAEVVVEATGLFLTDETARKHITAGAKKVVLSAPSKDDTPMFVMGVNHDTYAGQEVVSNASCTTNCLAPLAKVLNDNFGIVDGLMTTVHATTATQKTVDGPSAKDWRGGRGASQNIIPSSTGAAKAVGKVIPELNGKLTGMAFRVPTADVSVVDLTVNLAKPATYEQICAAMKSASEGELKGIVGYTEDAVVSQDFIGDTRTSIFDATAGIALTDTFVKLVSWYDNEIGYSNKVLDLVAHISK from the coding sequence ATGACTATTAAAATTGGTATCAACGGTTTTGGCCGTATTGGTAGATTTGTTTTTCGCGCAGCATGTGAGCGCAGCGATATCGAAGTAGTCGGTATTAACGATTTGTTAGACGCAGAATACATGGCGTATATGTTGAAATACGACTCAACACACGGTCAATTTAAAGGCACTGTTGACGTTCAAGACGGACAACTTATCGTCAACGGTAAAACTATTCGTGTGACTGCAGAGCGTGACCCTGCAGCACTAGCGTGGGATGCCATTCAAGCTGAAGTAGTCGTTGAAGCAACTGGTTTGTTTTTAACTGACGAAACTGCTCGTAAACACATTACCGCAGGTGCCAAAAAAGTGGTGCTTTCTGCGCCATCTAAAGATGACACACCTATGTTTGTTATGGGGGTTAACCATGACACTTACGCGGGACAAGAAGTGGTTTCAAATGCATCTTGTACCACCAACTGTTTGGCACCATTGGCTAAAGTACTTAACGACAACTTCGGTATCGTTGACGGTCTGATGACCACAGTACACGCAACAACTGCAACACAAAAAACCGTTGATGGCCCATCAGCCAAAGATTGGCGTGGCGGACGCGGTGCGTCTCAAAACATCATTCCTTCATCTACTGGTGCAGCAAAAGCTGTGGGTAAAGTTATCCCTGAGCTTAACGGTAAGTTGACTGGTATGGCATTCCGCGTACCTACTGCTGACGTGTCAGTGGTTGATTTAACCGTCAACCTAGCAAAACCTGCTACCTACGAGCAAATTTGCGCAGCAATGAAGTCAGCGTCTGAAGGTGAACTTAAAGGTATAGTTGGCTACACAGAAGATGCCGTGGTATCTCAAGACTTTATCGGTGACACACGCACCTCTATATTCGATGCTACTGCCGGTATTGCACTTACCGACACTTTCGTGAAACTCGTATCTTGGTACGATAACGAAATCGGTTATTCAAACAAAGTATTGGATTTGGTTGCTCACATCAGCAAATAA
- the glgX gene encoding glycogen debranching protein GlgX — MTAVNYRVQSGSALFLGAVLDEGGCNFAVHCPNADSVKLCLFSEKDEEQIAIIDMPAKTGKVWHCYVEGIQAGQLYGYRTAGADHDASGSRFLPEKLLIDPYAKALSRPMFWDAKLYAGDSQKMVAKSVVVANSGKQERPAKPNTPLDHTILYEAHVKGMTAQHPKVPEKLQGTYLGMCQPCIIEHLKDLGISAVQLMPVAAFMPEPYITNKGLTNYWGYNPINYFSPEPRYVIDDAIAEFKTMVDCYHEAGIEIILDVVFNHTAEGGLDGPVLSFKGLDNSSFYLFERNEYGAIDYNKFVNNSGCGNSVNTAFPYVLKMVMDALRYWVQEMGVDGFRFDLAASLGRDPYEFSALSGFFRTIRQDPVLIGCKLIAEPWDIGHGGYRLGQFPSNWLECNDKYRDTVRAFWRGDKGTTSDFATRLLGSRDVFPKESRSILTSVNNVSYHDGFTLQDLVSYQERHNDANGEQNRDGHGHNLSANYGVEGPTTDPDIAAMREQQKRNLFTTLLLSQGIPHVLGGDELSRTQQGNNNAYCQDNPISWLDWNLDLNQQQFLAFCRHVINIRKESVLLHHLQLQDDNFDLSHNVAKIYWYRPDGARKLEDDWHDPDNQCFAVELRGEEYETGETTEHWLIVFNASDHEVQFNCPTYVPNQRWKLTLDTRYADVSVQPEVVVQNCYKQASNSICLFNAI, encoded by the coding sequence ATGACAGCAGTTAATTATCGAGTTCAGTCGGGTAGTGCTTTGTTTTTAGGCGCCGTGCTTGATGAGGGAGGATGTAATTTTGCCGTTCATTGTCCTAATGCTGATTCGGTTAAGCTTTGTCTTTTTAGTGAAAAGGACGAAGAGCAAATTGCGATTATCGACATGCCCGCAAAAACAGGCAAGGTATGGCATTGTTACGTAGAAGGCATTCAGGCAGGGCAGTTATACGGCTATCGCACAGCAGGAGCTGATCATGATGCGTCAGGTTCGCGCTTTTTGCCTGAGAAATTATTAATTGACCCGTATGCGAAAGCCCTTAGTCGTCCCATGTTTTGGGATGCTAAGTTATACGCTGGCGATAGCCAAAAAATGGTGGCTAAAAGCGTTGTTGTTGCAAACTCAGGTAAGCAAGAGCGTCCCGCGAAACCGAATACGCCGCTTGATCACACCATACTTTACGAAGCTCACGTTAAAGGCATGACGGCGCAACACCCAAAGGTACCGGAAAAATTGCAAGGAACTTACTTGGGAATGTGCCAGCCTTGTATTATTGAGCATTTAAAGGACTTAGGGATCAGTGCAGTACAATTAATGCCCGTGGCGGCCTTTATGCCCGAGCCTTACATTACCAATAAAGGCTTGACTAATTATTGGGGCTACAACCCAATCAATTATTTTAGTCCCGAGCCAAGGTATGTAATAGATGATGCTATCGCAGAATTTAAAACCATGGTCGACTGCTATCATGAAGCAGGCATCGAGATCATACTGGACGTGGTGTTCAATCATACCGCTGAAGGTGGCTTAGACGGGCCAGTGCTGTCCTTTAAAGGGTTGGATAATTCGTCTTTTTACCTGTTTGAGCGCAACGAGTACGGGGCGATTGATTACAACAAATTTGTCAACAATTCAGGCTGTGGTAATAGCGTTAATACTGCCTTTCCTTATGTTCTCAAAATGGTGATGGATGCCCTACGTTACTGGGTGCAAGAAATGGGCGTGGATGGATTCCGCTTCGATTTGGCGGCGAGTTTGGGGCGCGACCCTTATGAGTTTTCAGCGCTGTCAGGTTTCTTTAGAACTATTCGCCAAGATCCTGTGCTGATCGGCTGCAAGTTAATTGCCGAGCCTTGGGATATTGGTCACGGTGGTTATCGCTTAGGTCAGTTTCCATCTAACTGGTTGGAATGCAATGACAAATATCGCGACACTGTGCGGGCGTTTTGGCGTGGTGACAAAGGCACTACCAGTGACTTTGCTACGCGCTTACTTGGCTCTCGAGACGTCTTTCCAAAAGAAAGTCGTTCGATATTAACCTCAGTAAATAACGTTAGCTACCATGACGGTTTTACGCTTCAGGATTTGGTCAGTTATCAAGAGCGTCATAATGATGCGAATGGTGAGCAAAACCGTGATGGACATGGCCACAACTTGTCAGCCAATTATGGGGTAGAAGGCCCCACAACAGACCCTGATATTGCTGCTATGCGCGAACAGCAAAAAAGAAATCTATTTACCACGTTATTGCTGTCCCAAGGCATCCCCCATGTGCTTGGCGGGGATGAGTTAAGCCGTACACAACAGGGAAATAATAATGCATATTGCCAAGATAATCCCATCAGTTGGCTTGACTGGAATTTAGATTTAAATCAGCAGCAATTTCTGGCGTTCTGTCGGCATGTTATCAATATACGTAAGGAAAGTGTTTTACTTCATCATTTGCAGCTTCAGGATGATAATTTTGATTTATCACATAATGTGGCAAAGATTTATTGGTATCGCCCTGACGGTGCACGAAAACTCGAAGATGATTGGCATGACCCTGATAACCAATGCTTTGCGGTCGAGCTACGGGGAGAAGAATATGAAACTGGTGAAACCACAGAACATTGGCTTATTGTATTTAATGCCAGCGATCATGAGGTTCAGTTCAATTGCCCGACTTATGTGCCAAACCAAAGGTGGAAATTAACCCTGGATACTCGCTACGCTGACGTAAGTGTGCAACCTGAAGTGGTGGTACAAAATTGTTATAAACAAGCCAGTAACAGTATTTGTTTGTTTAACGCCATATAA
- the msrB gene encoding peptide-methionine (R)-S-oxide reductase MsrB: MKLTEQEWRQRLSDEEFRVTRQKGTERPFTGELLNNDALGDYVCRCCGEKLFDAEDKFDAGCGWPSFSAQSAEKNVEFHQDNSHGMQRVEIVCKHCDAHLGHVFNDGPQPTGERFCVNSVSLSFNKSTE, translated from the coding sequence ATGAAATTAACTGAGCAAGAGTGGCGCCAAAGACTAAGTGATGAAGAGTTTCGTGTCACACGACAAAAAGGGACTGAGCGTCCTTTTACCGGCGAACTTCTCAATAATGACGCGTTAGGTGATTATGTGTGTCGTTGTTGCGGTGAAAAGCTGTTTGACGCCGAAGACAAATTTGATGCGGGTTGTGGTTGGCCGTCATTTTCAGCGCAAAGTGCTGAGAAAAACGTTGAATTCCATCAAGATAATAGCCATGGCATGCAACGCGTAGAAATAGTATGTAAGCATTGTGACGCGCATTTAGGGCATGTGTTCAACGATGGCCCTCAACCTACAGGGGAGCGTTTTTGCGTCAATTCTGTGTCTTTGTCATTCAATAAAAGTACGGAATAA
- the malQ gene encoding 4-alpha-glucanotransferase, translating into MTSSLIDQLVEHRGIESNYTDAWGKPATIESTVKKKLLNVMGYKVDDQAALEEQVKQGMIKDWLTPLNPVHVQRHNDALSFCVRLPIELVTDEYTAQITLESGDVRSVTFEPIEGELVNVNHIDEIEFHEYFISIKCHLPLGYHTLSLVVDDESLGEMRVIIAPDACYQPQTLVDGNKVWGLSVQLYCVRSEHNWGVGDFSDLAYLTAEAAKTGADFIGLNPIHSLYPANPGACSPYGPSSRRWLNFIYIDVTAIDGFNQQSVQALVNQASFKDAILQARETDLVDYPSVTKLKLEALSAVFDWQAQQYFGESSQQHLAFKTFVEQGGESLQTIAVYDALQEDLASKGKASWGWPVFPDEYADFDSPAVAKFAKANAKRVQFFLWLQWQAALQFEKANKVAQEHKMQIGLYRDLAVGVSEGSAEIWGNKALYCTDASVGAPPDILGPLGQTWGLPPMDPLKLYEQAYQPIIDLFSSNMHATGALRIDHVMALLRLWWVPKGDSAKQGGYVYYPVDDLLAILALESHRNQAMVIGEDLGTVPEEIREKLADNGVYSYRVFFFEQAKDGGFFSPSHYPVQSMSTLTTHDMPTLNGFWHCDDLQLGKTLGLYPTEEILASLYQSRHDNKQAILDTLHGHGSLSEEISRDVNQVGMTKSLNFGMQTHMASGSSSLLSLQLEDWLEMDEPVNIPGTFNEYPNWQRKLSHSLQDIFANSELQSLAHRLTEVRRQAKQ; encoded by the coding sequence ATGACATCTTCATTGATTGATCAGCTTGTAGAACATCGCGGTATCGAATCAAATTACACCGATGCTTGGGGCAAGCCTGCGACTATCGAGTCGACCGTAAAGAAAAAATTACTGAACGTGATGGGATACAAGGTAGACGATCAAGCTGCTTTAGAAGAGCAGGTCAAGCAGGGCATGATAAAAGATTGGTTAACCCCATTAAATCCAGTTCATGTTCAGCGACATAATGATGCGCTTTCGTTTTGTGTGCGTTTACCAATTGAACTGGTGACAGACGAGTATACCGCCCAAATAACACTAGAAAGTGGTGACGTTCGAAGCGTCACTTTTGAGCCTATCGAGGGTGAGTTAGTTAATGTGAATCATATTGATGAGATAGAGTTTCATGAATATTTTATCTCGATTAAATGTCACTTGCCTTTGGGATATCACACACTTTCCTTAGTGGTGGATGATGAGTCACTTGGTGAAATGCGGGTGATTATTGCCCCTGACGCCTGTTATCAGCCACAAACTCTGGTTGATGGGAACAAAGTGTGGGGGCTAAGTGTGCAGTTATACTGTGTGCGCAGCGAGCATAATTGGGGGGTGGGGGACTTTAGTGATCTTGCCTATTTAACTGCTGAAGCAGCGAAAACGGGGGCAGATTTTATCGGACTAAACCCGATCCATTCTTTATACCCTGCTAATCCAGGGGCGTGCAGCCCGTATGGCCCATCCTCGCGTCGTTGGCTGAACTTCATATATATAGATGTCACAGCAATTGATGGCTTTAATCAACAAAGCGTACAAGCGCTCGTGAATCAAGCTAGCTTTAAAGACGCTATTCTCCAAGCTCGTGAAACGGACTTAGTTGATTACCCCAGTGTGACAAAGCTGAAACTTGAGGCGCTAAGCGCAGTTTTTGATTGGCAGGCTCAGCAGTACTTTGGTGAAAGTAGCCAACAACACCTCGCTTTTAAAACATTCGTAGAGCAAGGTGGCGAAAGCCTGCAGACTATTGCAGTGTATGATGCACTGCAAGAAGACTTAGCCAGTAAAGGAAAGGCCTCTTGGGGCTGGCCCGTATTCCCTGATGAATATGCAGATTTTGATTCCCCTGCCGTGGCTAAATTCGCAAAAGCGAATGCCAAACGCGTGCAATTCTTCTTGTGGTTACAATGGCAAGCGGCATTGCAGTTTGAAAAAGCCAATAAAGTCGCTCAAGAGCACAAGATGCAAATTGGTCTATACCGTGATTTGGCCGTCGGGGTGAGTGAAGGCAGTGCTGAGATCTGGGGAAATAAAGCTTTGTACTGTACAGATGCCAGTGTTGGTGCGCCACCGGACATTTTAGGCCCTCTTGGCCAGACGTGGGGGCTACCACCGATGGATCCTCTCAAGCTATATGAGCAGGCTTATCAGCCTATCATTGATTTGTTTAGTTCAAATATGCACGCCACGGGCGCATTACGTATCGATCACGTGATGGCCTTATTGCGTTTGTGGTGGGTACCCAAAGGTGATAGCGCCAAGCAAGGCGGCTATGTTTATTATCCAGTGGATGATTTGTTAGCTATTCTAGCATTGGAGAGTCATCGTAATCAGGCTATGGTCATCGGTGAAGATTTAGGGACTGTGCCTGAAGAAATCCGCGAAAAACTGGCTGACAATGGGGTGTATTCGTACCGCGTGTTCTTTTTCGAGCAAGCTAAAGATGGCGGTTTTTTCTCACCGAGTCATTACCCTGTGCAATCAATGTCTACTTTGACCACGCACGATATGCCTACCTTAAATGGTTTCTGGCACTGCGATGACTTGCAATTGGGTAAGACCTTGGGGTTATATCCAACAGAAGAGATCCTTGCAAGCTTGTACCAGAGCAGACATGATAACAAACAGGCCATCTTAGATACCTTACATGGACACGGTTCTCTTTCTGAGGAGATCAGTCGTGATGTCAATCAGGTAGGGATGACCAAGTCGTTAAATTTTGGTATGCAAACACATATGGCGAGCGGTTCAAGTTCCTTATTGAGTTTGCAACTAGAAGACTGGTTAGAGATGGACGAACCCGTTAATATTCCGGGTACGTTCAATGAATACCCAAATTGGCAACGTAAGCTTTCTCATAGTTTACAGGATATTTTTGCTAACAGTGAGCTGCAGTCACTTGCTCACCGCTTGACCGAGGTAAGACGTCAAGCAAAACAATAA
- a CDS encoding DUF2989 domain-containing protein has translation MRIAGVLLSIFAVAGCDVLFPMTATRICEEHAEFCADLNPDGWCLAEKSRIIKHRYAYDQSPSELLDYYLLEDFEQYKVCINNAAQIEHIVQVEKQTKRRQAAVNAERELNRLIHKTRNSKEPHLLLYHWSRFGKQEALKHFLTLEKQGKLNTPSLQLGLASYYVKFDLDKAKRALFTALSLYSEDQDIDTDIFVSLSTISLKQENYTDAYVWAYVASEFDVQNISLTEIKRALPSNIDTEALEEKAFVFIESIEDRTFVL, from the coding sequence ATGCGAATTGCAGGCGTACTGTTGTCTATTTTTGCCGTCGCTGGGTGCGATGTGTTGTTTCCTATGACGGCCACGAGAATATGTGAGGAACACGCCGAATTTTGCGCTGATCTAAACCCTGATGGTTGGTGCTTGGCTGAGAAAAGCCGCATTATCAAGCATCGATATGCCTACGACCAATCCCCTAGTGAGTTACTCGACTACTATTTATTAGAAGATTTTGAGCAGTATAAAGTCTGCATTAATAACGCGGCGCAAATAGAGCATATTGTACAGGTAGAAAAGCAAACCAAACGCAGACAAGCAGCCGTAAATGCAGAGCGCGAATTAAACCGTCTAATACATAAAACGCGTAACTCTAAAGAACCCCACTTGCTGCTTTATCATTGGTCTCGCTTTGGAAAACAAGAAGCATTGAAGCACTTCTTAACACTTGAAAAACAAGGGAAACTGAATACGCCAAGCCTACAATTGGGACTTGCATCTTATTACGTGAAATTTGATTTAGACAAGGCGAAACGCGCTTTATTTACTGCTTTGTCACTGTATTCTGAAGACCAAGACATTGACACAGATATATTCGTTAGTTTAAGCACCATCAGCCTCAAACAGGAAAACTATACTGATGCCTATGTATGGGCTTATGTCGCGAGTGAATTTGACGTACAGAACATAAGTCTTACGGAGATTAAACGCGCATTACCGTCAAATATTGATACTGAAGCGTTAGAAGAGAAAGCATTTGTATTTATAGAAAGTATCGAAGATAGAACATTTGTACTTTAG
- the glgB gene encoding 1,4-alpha-glucan branching protein GlgB, which produces MQIETQLQRAQCTLPFSHLGLKKNNKTFSITAWVPNASEISVVDLSTEKGIGKLKRQGKSDLFSAEFTNGKPPAVYAFEVKNAQDTYRIIDPYQFQEQAFHAVHFVDHLPKNVYQQLGAQLIELDVGLKNAVSATRFAVFAPNASAVSVIGDFNYWDGSCLPMQKTDFGYWVLVVPGVKAGDKYKYQIKDGHGNELPHKADPVGFYAEQYPSHASVVFDHEQYQWNDSQWQQQVQSDKYAQAMSIYEVHLGSWKRPDSQSGETFLTYRQLVNELIPYVKDMGYTHLELLPISEFPFDGSWGYQPVGLFAPTSRFGGPDDFKYFVDQCHQNGIGVIIDWVPAHFPEDGHGLARFDGTHVYEYEDPRKGWHPDWNSCIYDFGKDTVRQFLVANALFWLDKYHIDGLRVDAVASMLYLDYSREDGEWVPNVDGGNHNYEAISLLQWMNKEVYSHYPNAMTIAEESTSFAKVSRPVFEGGLGFGFKWNMGWMHDSLHYISKDPSYRRYHHGEMTFSMVYAFDESFVLPISHDEVVHGKGSLLRKMPGDEWQQAANLRCYAAFMYAHPGKKLNFMGNEIGQSAEWNHDSSVNWHLLEFDKHSGIQALYRDLNKMYIEYPALHELDHDYRGFEWIDHENAEQSTLVMLRQSKDAKQQLYAASNFTPVPRTNFRFGVKALGEYSVLLNTDDKQYWGSGHSLNKTVKAEAVPWNNQAYSISVSLPPLATIFILYKGK; this is translated from the coding sequence ATGCAAATAGAAACCCAGCTACAACGCGCTCAATGTACCCTTCCTTTTTCCCACTTAGGTCTTAAAAAAAACAACAAAACGTTTTCCATCACAGCTTGGGTACCCAATGCCAGTGAAATAAGTGTGGTTGATTTATCCACTGAAAAGGGAATAGGTAAACTTAAAAGGCAAGGCAAGAGCGATCTGTTTAGTGCTGAGTTTACTAATGGCAAGCCCCCAGCAGTCTATGCCTTCGAGGTAAAAAACGCCCAAGATACGTATCGCATCATTGACCCTTACCAATTTCAAGAACAAGCTTTTCATGCCGTACATTTTGTCGACCACTTGCCAAAAAATGTCTATCAGCAGTTGGGGGCACAATTAATTGAATTAGATGTTGGTTTAAAAAACGCTGTTTCTGCCACTCGATTTGCCGTGTTTGCTCCTAATGCGAGTGCGGTATCGGTTATCGGTGATTTTAATTATTGGGATGGTTCATGTTTACCCATGCAAAAAACCGATTTTGGTTATTGGGTACTGGTGGTGCCGGGCGTGAAAGCCGGCGATAAATACAAGTACCAAATCAAAGATGGACACGGGAATGAGCTACCCCATAAAGCAGATCCTGTTGGTTTTTATGCTGAACAATATCCATCTCATGCGTCTGTAGTGTTTGATCATGAGCAATACCAATGGAATGACAGCCAATGGCAGCAACAAGTTCAGAGCGATAAATATGCGCAAGCCATGAGTATCTATGAAGTTCACTTAGGCTCATGGAAGCGCCCTGATAGCCAGTCAGGGGAAACGTTTTTAACCTATCGCCAACTCGTGAACGAGCTTATTCCTTATGTGAAAGACATGGGTTATACCCACTTAGAGCTTCTTCCTATTTCTGAGTTCCCATTCGATGGTTCTTGGGGCTATCAGCCCGTTGGTTTATTTGCGCCGACAAGTCGCTTTGGTGGACCCGATGACTTCAAATATTTTGTCGATCAGTGTCACCAAAATGGTATCGGGGTGATTATTGATTGGGTACCGGCGCATTTCCCAGAGGACGGCCATGGTTTGGCGCGCTTTGATGGTACCCATGTTTACGAATATGAAGACCCACGCAAAGGCTGGCACCCAGATTGGAACTCATGTATTTACGATTTTGGTAAAGATACCGTGCGCCAATTTTTGGTCGCCAATGCCTTGTTCTGGTTAGATAAGTACCACATTGATGGCCTTCGTGTTGATGCAGTGGCATCTATGCTTTATTTGGATTATTCAAGAGAGGACGGCGAGTGGGTGCCCAATGTAGATGGTGGTAATCATAACTACGAAGCGATCAGTTTACTCCAGTGGATGAACAAAGAGGTCTATTCGCACTATCCGAATGCCATGACCATAGCCGAGGAATCTACCTCATTTGCGAAAGTATCTCGTCCTGTATTTGAAGGGGGGTTAGGTTTTGGTTTTAAATGGAACATGGGCTGGATGCATGACTCACTGCACTATATTTCAAAAGATCCTTCTTATCGTCGTTATCACCATGGTGAAATGACGTTTTCGATGGTGTATGCATTTGATGAAAGTTTCGTATTACCCATCTCTCACGATGAAGTGGTACATGGTAAAGGGTCGCTACTGCGTAAAATGCCTGGTGATGAATGGCAACAAGCGGCAAATCTGCGCTGTTATGCAGCATTTATGTATGCTCACCCAGGTAAAAAACTCAATTTTATGGGCAATGAAATAGGCCAATCAGCAGAGTGGAACCATGACAGCTCAGTCAATTGGCATTTGCTGGAGTTTGACAAGCATAGTGGTATACAAGCGCTCTATCGTGATTTAAATAAAATGTATATCGAATATCCCGCTTTGCATGAGCTGGATCACGATTACCGAGGTTTTGAGTGGATAGATCATGAAAACGCTGAGCAAAGTACTTTGGTCATGTTGCGCCAATCAAAAGATGCTAAGCAGCAATTGTATGCGGCTAGCAATTTTACTCCTGTTCCACGTACCAACTTTAGATTTGGCGTGAAAGCGTTGGGCGAGTACAGCGTGTTATTGAATACAGATGACAAACAATATTGGGGTAGTGGCCACAGCTTGAATAAAACCGTCAAGGCCGAAGCAGTGCCGTGGAATAATCAAGCGTACTCTATTAGTGTGTCATTACCGCCGTTGGCAACGATATTTATTTTGTATAAGGGTAAGTAA
- a CDS encoding glyceraldehyde-3-phosphate dehydrogenase, translating to MNQQSEQALMSSWQERQEYAERMLPLLGNLYRNKAIEISIYGRPMLGASTIDIIKAHRTVRLKEGTKLRLRESWPLLEELSKLPLAPAQIDLGKLAYAFHFKDEHKGKSIEQYLKEELADILDIDDSHTAQDVVLYGFGRIGRLLARLLIERQGKTNKLRLRAIVVRGGKEGDLEKRASLLRRDSVHGPFNGSITVDKERNAIKANGSYIQVIYANAPSEVDYSQYGIENAIVVDNTGMWRDEAGLGQHLTSKGVKKVLLTAPGKGAIKNIVYGVNQTDIQSQDTILSAASCTTNAITPVLKALDEEYGINGGHVETVHSFTNDQNLIDNFHKADRRGRSAALNMVITETGAASAVAKAYPQLEGKLTGSSIRVPTPNVSLAILNLHLSKETDKAQINAFLRDVSLFSPLQNQVDYTSSKEIVSTDLVGSRAASVVDSQATIVAGNRATLYVWYDNEFGYSCQVLRVVQDMAGLYYPSLPKVQ from the coding sequence ATGAATCAACAATCTGAACAAGCATTAATGAGCAGTTGGCAAGAACGTCAAGAGTACGCGGAGCGTATGTTGCCGTTACTGGGAAATTTGTATCGCAATAAAGCCATTGAAATATCAATTTACGGTCGTCCCATGCTTGGGGCTTCAACTATTGATATTATTAAAGCTCATCGTACGGTTCGCCTGAAGGAAGGTACGAAACTGCGTTTGCGTGAGAGCTGGCCTTTACTGGAAGAGTTAAGCAAATTACCCCTAGCACCCGCGCAAATTGATCTTGGAAAGTTAGCTTATGCATTTCATTTTAAAGATGAACATAAAGGCAAAAGTATCGAGCAATACCTAAAAGAAGAGCTTGCTGATATTTTAGATATTGATGACAGTCATACCGCACAAGACGTCGTGTTGTACGGCTTTGGGCGGATTGGTCGTTTGTTAGCTCGACTATTGATTGAGCGCCAAGGGAAAACCAATAAATTACGTTTACGTGCGATTGTGGTTCGTGGGGGCAAAGAAGGCGACTTAGAAAAGCGCGCCAGCTTGTTACGCAGGGATTCGGTCCACGGGCCTTTCAACGGCAGTATTACCGTCGACAAAGAGCGCAATGCCATTAAAGCAAATGGCTCATACATTCAGGTTATATACGCTAATGCCCCCAGCGAAGTTGATTACAGCCAATATGGTATCGAAAATGCCATTGTGGTGGACAATACTGGCATGTGGCGTGACGAGGCCGGGCTTGGACAGCACTTAACATCTAAAGGGGTGAAAAAGGTACTGTTAACGGCACCGGGTAAAGGCGCGATTAAAAATATTGTTTACGGCGTAAACCAAACCGATATCCAATCTCAGGATACTATATTGTCTGCAGCAAGCTGCACCACAAACGCGATTACGCCTGTGCTTAAAGCACTAGATGAAGAATACGGCATTAATGGCGGTCATGTTGAAACAGTACACTCTTTTACCAATGATCAAAATCTCATTGATAATTTCCATAAAGCAGATCGTCGTGGGCGCAGTGCTGCGCTAAACATGGTGATCACCGAAACGGGAGCGGCGAGCGCAGTGGCGAAGGCCTACCCGCAACTTGAAGGTAAGCTAACCGGTAGTTCGATACGCGTTCCTACGCCGAATGTGTCATTGGCTATTTTAAATTTACACTTGTCTAAAGAGACTGATAAAGCGCAAATAAATGCGTTCTTGCGCGATGTTTCTTTGTTTTCTCCGCTACAAAATCAAGTGGATTACACCAGCTCAAAAGAAATTGTGTCCACTGATTTAGTGGGCTCGCGAGCTGCATCCGTGGTGGATTCTCAAGCCACGATCGTCGCGGGAAATAGAGCCACTTTGTATGTGTGGTATGACAATGAATTTGGTTACAGCTGTCAAGTATTGCGCGTGGTGCAGGATATGGCGGGTTTGTACTATCCAAGTTTACCAAAGGTACAATAA